Sequence from the Sphingobium indicum B90A genome:
GCGCCGTTTCACCACCTACGCGCACGCCGAATATGAGTTCGGACCCGCCCTTACCGCCTATGTGGAGGGCGGCTATTCGCGGTCGAAGGGCATATTGAGCGGGCTACCGCCGCGCTACACCTCCGTGACCATCAAGGACGACAATGCGTATCTGTCGCCGGCCGTGAAGGCGGCGATGGCGAAGGATGGGATCACCAGCTTCACCATGTCGCGGATCGGCTATGATTTCGGCAATGTGAAGACCGAGGCGGTGAACGCGACGCGGCACGTGGAGGTTGGCGGCAAGGGCGAGCTTGGCGGTTCCTGGCACTGGGACGCCCATTATTCCTACGGCCGGAACAATTATGACGGCTATAGCTTCAACAACACCATCAGCGCCAACGTGCCCCTGGCTGCGGACGCGGTCTTCAACAGCGCGGGCAAGATCGTCTGCCGTTCGACGCGCGACGTGAATCCCAACAATGGCTGCGTGCCGCTGAACCTGTTTGGTGCAGGTTCTCCATCCGCCGCCGCCATCAGCTATGTCAACGGCACCGGCCATACGACAGTCAAATATATCCAGCACAGCGCGGCGGCGAACCTGCGGGGCAATCTGTTCTCGACCTGGGCGGGGCCAGTCTCGGCCGCGGTCGGCATCGAATATCGGCGCGAAAGCGAGAATGTCGGCGCCGATCCGATCGCGGCGGCGAACGGCTTTTCGTCCACGGGCAACGCCGTCCCTTATCGCGGCAGCTTCGACGTCAAGGAAGCCTATGTCGAGGCGATCGTGCCGCTGGCGAAGGACAAGCCCTTCCTGCGTTCGCTGAACATCAACGGCGCGGCTCGCTTCGCCCATTACAGCACGGTGGGCGATCAGGTGACCTGGAAGGTCGGCGGCGTGTGGGAGCCGGTGGACGGCCTGCGCCTGCGCGTCACGCGGTCGCGCGACATCCGCGCGCCGGCCATCTGGGAACTCGCCAGCCCCGGCAACTTCGTGACCAACACGATCACCGTGAACGGCATCACCAAGATCATTCCGCAGAATGTTTCGGCCGGGAACCCCGACCTAAAGGCCGAGAAGGCGGATACCTTCACCGCTGGCGTGGTCGTCGAGCCGGGCGGATTCCTGCGCGGGCTGCGCGCCTCGGTCGACTATTACGACATCAATCTGAAGGGTGCGATCACCAACTTGTCCGGCCTCAACGTCGCGTCGCTCTGCACGCTCGGCCAGCAGGAATTCTGCGGCCTGTTCACGTTCGATGCAGCCGGCAATCCCACCAGCCTCACGGCGCCGGCCCTCAACGTGGGTTCGTTCCGGAACAAGGGCCTGGATATGACGCTGAGCTATGGTTTTCCGCTGGGGGAAGGCCGGGTGAGCATCGCGGCGAGCGGCACCTATGTCTTCAACGCGCTGGTCGACCCGGGCACCGGCGCCGGCGCGATCGAGCGCGTGGGCGAGATGGGCCAGGCCAATCTCGGCGCGATGCCGCGCTTCCGCGGCAACTTGGCCGTCACCTATACGCGCGGGCCGTTCTCGATCACGCCGCAGTTAAACTTCATCTCGGCGGGCAAGCAGGACAATATCTACAACACCACGCCCGCGCTGACGATCAACGACAACCATGTGCCGGCGTTCGCCTATCTCGACCTGGCCGGCTCGATCGACGCGACGGAGCAGTTCCGGTTCTTCTGGTCGATCGAGAACCTGCTGGACAAGGATCCGGCGCCGACGCCCTACGCGGTGCTGAACGTGCCGACCAACGGCATCTGGTACGACAAGGTCGGGCGGCGCTTCATGGCGGGCGTGCGCGTGCGGCTGTGAGCATCCAGGCAGGAGGAGCAGCGATGTCGGAGCTACCCGCGAACAGGCGTCCCGGTGCCGTGATCGGGCGGCGCGAACTGCTTGCGGCGGGGGTCGCGGCGCTGACCGTGCCGGCGGTGGCGCGCGCGCAATATACGCGCATGCCGCCCGGCATCGCCAAGTCCCTGACCCTGCTGATCCGCAAGCCGGGCGCCACGCATGAGGAGTTCATGCGCTATTGGCTGGGGGTGCACGCGCCGATGGCGCTCAAGATTCCGGGCATGCGGGGCATGGTCTGCAACGAGGTGCTGGGCCCCAGCCGGGGGCGGAACGACATACCCGGCGGCACGCCGATCCTGATCGACGGGGTCGCGGAGTCCTGGAAGCTGGAGAGCAACTCGCCAAGCAATCCCGACGCCCCGCGGGAGGCGCGCGCCTGGTATAGCGACGGGCCGTTGTTCGTCGGCGAGATCCAGGGCTATCGCGTCACCGAAAATGTGATGGTGCCGGTGAAGCGGGGCGGCAAGGGGCTGTTCTCGCTGCTCCAGCGCAAGCCGGGCACGACCCACGCAGCTTTTGTCGACCACTGGCTCCGCGTGCATGGCGCGATGGCGAGCAAGGTGCCGGAAGTCGCCGGCCTGATCCTGAACGAGGTCGTGGCGCCGGCCAGGCGGAGCGACATCCCGCCCTTCAGCCACGCGCTTGGCGAGGTGGATGGCATCGCCCAGTCCTGGCACAAGGATCAGAGCTACCGGGGCGTAACCTCGCCCGAGGCCAAGGCCTGGTACGCCGACGGCGCCGCGAGCATAGGGTTCGCGCGTGGCTATTACACCCAGGAGCATGTGGTCATCGATCCACATCCGTAATCGATAGACTAGCTCGATAACTTATTTGCGGTGGCCGAGCGGCCAGGTCTCCGGGGAAGGCGACGAAATGACCGAACAGCTGATATTCGACGCGGAAATGCTGGCGCGCGCGCGCGCGCTGGGCGCCGCCACACTGCATGAGGCGGCCGGACGCATCGGGGCCCTGCCGTCCGCGATCAAGCCCGTCGCGCCGGACATGCGAGTGGCCGGGCCCGCCTATACGGTAGTGGTGCCGATGCTCGACAATCTGTGGATTCACCGCGCGCTCTATCGCACCGAGCCGGGCGACGTCCTGGTGGTCTCGACCAGCGGCGGGATCGAGGGCGGCTATTGGGGCGACATATTGAACGAGGCGGCGATGGCGCGGGGCCTGGCGGGGCTGGTGATCGACGGCGGCGTACGCGACACCGCCCGCCTCGCCGAAATGGGCTTCCCGGTCTTCTCGAACGGCATATGCATCCGAGGCACGATCAAGGGTTTCGATGTGCCGCCCCGGCTCCAGCAGCCGATCGCCATCGGGCAGGTGGTGATCGCGGCCGGCGATCTGATCGTCGGGGACCGCGACGGCGTGGTCGCCATCCCCGCCGCTGAGGCGGCCAACGCCGTCGCGCGCGGCCAAGCGCGGGAACTCGACGAGGCCGCGAAGATTGCGCGCATCCGTGCCGGAGAGAGGACGCTCGACATCTACGGCTTCGACGAGAAGTGATGCGCAACGGCTCACCGTGCGGCGATTGACACGGTTCTAAAAAGTCAATAAACTGCCTTATTAGCAGATGAGTCACTCACTGCGCGAAAAAGAAAACACATATCCGCAGGTCGCGGTAGGGATTGGAATAGCCTCGCCTCTTCAAGGATCTTGAACGGGGACGGCTCGGTCGCGCTGAATGCGGCGCGTGGGCCCTTTTGCGAGCGCGTCCGAGAGTTCCTGACCGCGCCCCCGGTAAAGGGAGCTGAGGGAGGTCATGATGGCGAGAGGTGTCGAGGCTCTTCGGAGCATGCGTCCGTGGCGGCTATTGAGCACGTCCAGTCTGGTGCCGCTGGCGGCCACCGGGAGTTTGGCGCTGGTGACGGCCGCCCAGGCCCAGGGTGCTCCAGCCCAGGGCGCTCCGGCGCAGGCCGCGGCTCAGCCCACCGCGAGCGATATTGTCGTCACCGGCACGCGCATCTCCGGCTTCACCGCCCCGACGCCCGTCACCGCCATCAGCCAGGCGCAGTTGCAGGAGAAGGCGGTGCACACCGTCTCCGAACTGTTGCAGGATATCCCCCAACTGCGCATCAACCAGAATGTCGGCAAGTCGAGCGAGCCGGTCGGCGCGAGCACCGCCGATCTGCGCGGCCTCGGCCCGCAGCGCACGCTCGTGCTGCTCGACGGCCGCCGCCTGCCGCTGACCGATCCCGCGGGCACGATCGACACCAATGTCATCCCCACCGCGCTGATCAGCAATGTCGAGATCGTCACCGGCGGCGCGTCGGCGGCCTATGGTTCGGACGCGGTGGCCGGCGTCGTCAACTTCACGCTGGAGAGGAACCTGGAGGGGTTCCGCGGCGACCTGTCCTATGCGCAGACCAAATATGACGACTTCCATCGGCCGGCGGTGTCGCTCGCCTATGGCCATGGCTTCATGGACGACCGGCTGCATGTGGAAGCCGCCTTCGACTATCTACGCAATTCGGGCCAGACCAGCCAGGCGTCGCGGCCCTGGGGTTCGCATCGCACGGCGTTGCTGACCAACCCGAACTACACGGCCACCAATGGCCAGCCGCGCCTGATCATCGCCGATAATTCCACCTTTTCGCAGATGACGCCGGGGGGCGTGCTCGGCCGTACGTCGGGGCTCGCGCTCGCCAGGCTGCTCGGTTTCCCCACCGGCACCGGCGTGCAATTCGGTCCGAACGGCCAACCCGTTCCTTTCAACTACGGCACGAACGTCGGCGGCACCTACATGACCGGCGGCGACGGCGGCAGCTTCGAGGATGGGGGCAATCTGCTGCCGATCCTGAAACGCTATACCGGCTATGGCCGGATCGATTTCGACTTGACGCAGGACATCAAGCTGTTCGGCGACTATCTCCAATCCCGCACCGAGACCCGGAGCGATCTCACCGCCAATTATGACAATGGCACGCTGACCATCAACGCGGACAACGCCTATCTCCCTGCTGCCCTGAGGTCGGCGATGGCCGCTGCCAATATGAGGAGCTTCGCCCTTGGCCGCCAGCAGCTTGAGGATGGCACGGCTTTCTTTTCCACGCGCACGACGATGCGGCGCGGCGTGATCGGCGTCGAGGGCAAGGTTGGCGGCTGGAGCTGGGATGTTTCCGGCCAGATCGGCAGCACCCATTACCGGCAGGACAGCACCAACAACCGCATCCAGACGCGCTTCTTCAACGCGGTCGACGCGGTCATCAATCCCGCCACCGGCCAGCCCGTCTGCCGCGTGACGCTGCAGAATCCGGGGAGCAGCAATCCCGACATCAGCGGGTGCGTGCCGGTCAACCTGTTCGGCGCGGGAGCGATCAACCAGGCGGCGCAGGCCTATTATCTCGGGAACAGCTGGCAATCCTCCGTGCAGCGCGAGAAGGTGTTCTACCTGAACCTGAAAGGTTCGCCCTTCACGACCTGGGCCGGCGATGTCTCACTGGCGGCGGGCGCGGAATATCGCACCGAGCAGACCGTGCTCACCTCCGACCCCGACTCCGCCGCGGCGCGCTGGCGCTCGATCAACGCCCAGCCCTTTTCGGGCAAGTATAATGTCAAGGAAGTCTATGGCGAGGTGGTCGTGCCGCTGGCGCGCGACATGGCCTTCGCCAAGAATCTGGAGTTGAACGGAGCGGTGCGCTACACGGATTATTCCACCAGCGGCGGCGTGGCGACGTGGAAGGTCGGTCTGAATTACGCGCCGGTCAGCGATATCCGGTTCCGCGGCACGATCTCCCGCGATATCCGCGCGCCCAATAATTATGAACTGTTCTCCCGCGGCAATCAGGTGATCAGCCAACTCGTCGACCGGCCCAGCAATGTCTCCGGACAGGTGCTGCAGGTGACGAGCGGCAATCCCGACCTGAAGCCGGAGAAGGCGGACACGCGCGCCATCGGCGCCGTGTTCCAGCCGGGCTGGCTGCCGGGCTTCCGCATGTCGGTCGATTATTATTCGATCAAGATCAAGGACGCGATCTCCACCGTGTCCGGCCAGAACATCGTCGATTTCTGCTTCAACGGCCAGACCGTCTATTGCGCCAGCGTCGTGCGGGATGCATCGGGCAGGCTTACGCGGGTGAACGTCGTGCCGTTCAATGCGCAGTCGCAGAAGACATCGGGCATCGATTTCGAGGCGATGTACCGTTTCCCGCTCAGAACCTTCGGCGAGGGCACGATGACCTTCCGCGTGCTGGCCAATTATGTGGCCGAACTGAAGACGATCGCCAATGGCGTGACCAATGACTATGTGGGCCTCGCGGGTGTCTCGCCGCCGCCGCTCGGCGTCCCCCAGTGGCGCTTCAACGCGGAGGCACGGTACCAGATCGGGCGCGCCAAGCTGGGCGTGACCTACAGTTTCATCGACGGCGGCAAATATGACACCCGCTTCAACGTCACCACGCTCGACCTCGACAACAACAATATTCCCAGCCGCGGTTATGTCGACCTCGACGCGAGCTACAAGCTGACCGAGAATTTCGACATCTATGGGCGGATCGACAATCTGTTCAATGTCGCGCCGCCGATCGCGCCGAACGCCATCGTCCAGCCGCAGATCGCGAACTCGCCCTTCTACGATACGCGCGGCATGTTCTGGACATTGGGGGTCCGTGCGCGGTTCTGAGCGGGGAGCCGCCCCGCTTCCGGGAGCTAGCGCCGCCCGGACTTGTGGGCGTCGGCGATGCGCTCGAAAGCCCGGACCTGCGCGTCCGTGTCGATCAGATGATCGAGCCCCAGTTCGCGGGCGCGCTGGAGGCGGTCGCGGCCGCGCTCGACTTGCGCCCTGTCCAGCACATTGCCCATCGCCCATAATATGTCCCGCCGGGACCGCGACATCCGGCCGAGTGCCTTGAAGGTGCGGGCGCAATGATAGCGCCGGCATATCGCGGGCGCGCGCTCGTGGATCGAACAGCCGGTTTCCGTCAGATAAACGCAATGCCCGGTCGCGGGATCGCGTTTCAGCGCTGGGACGCGCTGACCCGGATAGAGATCGCTCGCGATATATTCCCAGTCGAAATCCTCCAGCACATCGCCCGCCTCGGGGCGCAGGATCACCTGCTCGTTGAAGCAGCAGAGCGTGCAGCCGTCACACGGTATGGCATTGGCCGCGAACCGGGGATCGGCTGGCGGCGTCGCCGTCACGCGCCCGCCGCCCTGGCGAAAGGCGCCTCGGTGGCGGGATTGACCGCCCGCCGGGTGTCCGCGCCCTCGACCGGCGCGCCGTCGATCGGCAAGGCGAAGCCGGTCATCATCGTCCTGCTCGGATAGGCGTGCCGTAGATGGCGAAGGGACCGGGATCCTGTCCAGCCAGCGCTGGATCGGTGCGATAGCGGAGCTTGCCCGCGACCGCCCAGGAGGTCTTCCCCAGCGCCACCGCCGAGGTCGTGCCGGTGCGGCCGCCGGGGAGCGGGGAGAGGGTCACCGTGTCGCCCTTGACGGTCATGAGCGTGATCCCGCCCTGGTCGCCCGCCTCGGCGAGCAGGAAGCGGCCGCGGCCGATATGGCGCAGGCCGTCCGGACGGTCGAGCTTGCGGGGCGGGATGAGTTCGACCAGCGGACGCGCGCTCCCATCGGCGTTCGTGCCGGTGCGGAACATGCGGCCGGACGTGACGCTGGTCACGTAGAGCTGGCCGTCGTCGTCGAAGGCGATGCCGTCGGCGCCCGCCAGGCGCGGATCGGCGATCCAGACGTCGGCCTTGTCCCCGCGCACGCGGATGATCGAGCCGCGCAGCGTCTCGGCGACATAGGCGGTGCCGTCGGGCGCGACCGCGAAGTCGTTGCACAGCGACCGGGAGGCGCCAGGGGTGGGAATATTCCTGACCGGCGCGCCGCTCTTGAGGTCGAACAGGCGGATCGCCGCGGCGCGGTCGCGCGCCTCGGTCGGGTCGCTGCGTCGGCCGTTGGAGCAGACATAGAGCAGGCCATGCCTGTCGTCCGCGAACACGCCCAGCACCGACACGAGTCCACTGCTGTCCGGCGCGATGAAAATGGTGGCGGCCTTGTCACCGGGCCGGGCGCGCCAGATCGTCCCATTGCCCGCGCTGCCGACGATCAGCGTGCCGTCGCGCGTCGCGGTGATGCTTTCGGGGAAGACGCGCGGCTGGGGGATTGCGATTTCGGGCGGAGGCGGGGGTGAGGGCGGGGCCGCCGCCCCAAGCAGCCCCGCCGCCACCGCCAGCCCCATCCATCGCGCCCGTCGCATGCCTCGTTCCTCGTCCTCAGGCGGGGGTGAAACCCATCCGCAGATTGTCATGGCGGAAAGTCAATATCCGCGCGCTCCATGGTGTCGTCGCGGCCTCGCGCCACTGGGCGCCGGTCACCACGTCCAGGTCGCGCAGGTGATAAAAGGCCGCGTAGCTCGGCTGGCTTGTCGAAGCGCGGAAGCGCCGCGCGGCGAGCACGCCGTCCACCGCCCTGAAGCGCGGCACATGCTCGGTATCGTACCAGTCGTTGAACTCCTCCTCGTGCGCGCCGTCGATGTTCATCCAGTTCACGAGCAGGCCGCCCGCGTTCCTGGGCGCCGGCTCGTCGCCGGGCAGGATCTGGATGCCCGACCAGCGCCATGCGCCCGCCGCCCCGGCGAGGTCCGTCTTCGCCGCGCTGTCGGCCAGCAGCATGTGGCGCGGTCGGCCCGGCTCCCCCGCCCGGCTGGACATGGTCCGGCCGACCCATGGCATCGGCGCCAGCGCGTCTTGGGGAAGGGACAGGCCGTCCGCCCCCGCGTCGGGCGCACCCATCACGAAGACGAGACCGAGGCTCAAGCGAAGGCCTTGCGGTAGATCCTGCGGGCATTGCCCTCGAAGATCTTGGCCTTGTCCTCGGCGGTGAGGAAGTCGATGCTCTCGATCACCGGCTTCAGATCGTCGAGGTCATGGCCCCAATGGGGATTATGGACCGATCCGGTGCCGGGCCGCTCGGTGCCGAACAGGCAATTGTCGGCGCCGACCACCTGAAAGAGCAGCTCCAGCCCTTCCCTGGAATAGAGGCAGGTGTCGAAATAGAGCTGGCGCAGTTCCTGGTCGAACTCGCGGCCGCGCCGCCAAGCGCCGGCACGGAAACGCCCGATCTGATAAGGGATCGCGCCGCCGCCGTGCGAGATGACGATCTTCAGCGTCGGAAAGTCCTTGAATACGTCCGACTGCAACAGCGACATCACGGCGATGCTGCCCTCGTTGATGAACTTCAGCGTGTAGCTTTCGCGTGGGTGGCAGCAGCCGGCCGAATGGATCAACGCAGGCACGTCCAGCTCGACGAGCTTCTCATAGAGCGGGTACCAGAAGCGATCGCCCAGGCCCGGCGGGGGCAGGGCGTCGCCCTCGGTGGGATCGGGATTGAGGATGCAGCCGATGAAGCCAAGCTCCCTGACGCAGCGCTCCAGCTCCTCGACGCAGTTGGCCGGGCTCTCGGCGCGGAACTGCGGCAGGCCGGCGACGCCCTTCAGCCGATCCGGAAACATCTCGACCTGCTGGTGGATCAGGTTGTTGCAATAGCGCGCCCAGTGCAGCGGCACGCCCGCCGGTCCCAGCGAATGCATCTGGAGATAGGGGCGCGGCGACAGGAACTGGACGTCCGTGCCTACCTGGTCCATCTTGGCGAGCAGGCCGCGCGCGGTCTTCTCAGCCACCTCCGCCGCCGGCAGCTTCGCGGCCTGGGGCGGATTGTTGCGGGCGCCCGTGAGCGTCGCCATCTTCGCATAGTCGGCGTCGGTCATCACTATATGGGCGTGGGCGTCGATGATCATGCCGCTTCCTTTGCTACCGCCAGGGCGTCGAGTTGGATGAGGACCGCGCCGCGCAGCGTCGCGATCTGGGTGTGGCGCGCCGGCCGGTGGGCCGGATCGGGATAATGTTCCAGCCAGGACGCGTTGATCGCCTCCCTGGCGCCGTCGTCGCGGACATGACAGGTGATCTTCACCACGTCTCCCATGTCCATGCCGGCCTCGGCCAGCACGAGCGCCAGGTTGCGGAAGCAATTGGCGGCCTGCCCGGCGACATCCTCCGGCATGACGCGCGTTTCGCTATCCCGGCCCATGATGCCGCCGGTGGCGAGGATCGGCCCGATCCGGCAGGCGAGCGGGATCGGCTGGGGATGGCCGATCGATTCGATATTGATGCTGCGTTGGCGCATGGCTTCCTCCACTCAATGCCACTCGGCGAAGCAAACGCCCGTGCCCGTGCCCGCTTCGGTGCGGTAGCAGGGCAGATATTCCGACCAGGCGAGGTCGAGATGTTCGCACGCGCCCGCCGTAGCGATCCAGTTGCGGATTTCCGAGCTGCCTGAATTGAGCTTCGCCCGATCCATGCTGGTGAGAGCGGCGACATCCTTGGTGCGGATCGCTTCGATCAGGCCGCGGTCCAACTCCTCGTCGACCACGAAATGGCTGAGGCCGCCCGAGGCGATGACGCCGACCTTGATGTCCTCCGGATAGCTCTCGACCGCCCGGCGTATCGCCTGGCCGAGCGCATAGCAACGGCGCGGCGTCGGCTGGTTGGGCGCATAATAGGTGTTGAGCGCCAGCGGCACGATCGGCAGCGGGTTGGCCTCGTCCATCAACTGGCGGTGGACGAAGCCGAAGGCATGGCCCTCGCCCTCGCCGTCGCGCAGCCGGTTGGCGGTGGAGATGTCGAATTCATCATCGACCAGCCGGGCGATCATGTGGCGCGCAAGCCCGGCGTCGACCGGGAAGTCGGTCTCGCCCTCGTCCACATAATAGCCGCCGCGCGCGTTCTGCCACCATTCGAGCGGGTTGGGATTGCCCTTGTGGCGCGGGTTGTTGCGGATCGTCTCGCCATAATAGATGAGGATGCTCGGCAGATTGTCGTTGGTGTAAAGCTCGGCCTGGTCGTCGCCGATGACGATCAGCGTGTCGATGCCGGAGGCGACGATCGCCGCCCTGATCCGCTCGACCCCCCGCTTGGCGGCGCGCATGCGCTCGTCGAGCAGCGCGGGCGTGATATGGTCGCGCAGCGCCTTGTCCGCGCGTTCCAGCAGCATGGCATAGGTCGCCGGACGCCCTTCCTTGTCGAGGAACTTGCCCGGAATGTCGCGCTCCTCGAACCGCGCCCAATCGCCGTCGCGCATGTTGAGCATGGGGGTGTGCGAGGAGCCGAGACCGTGAGTAAGCCGTGCCATCATCTATCTCCGAGGATCATGCCGTCGCCGGTGCCGGGCCATGGAAGCGGCTGACGATGAAAATACAGGCGGCGGCGACCGCCGCGACCACCGCGAGCGCGGCGTAGAGCGGCAGCAGCCCGCCGCCCGCGCCAAGGACGATGCCGCCCACCAGCGGCCCCGCGACCGCCCCGAAGCGGCCGAAGCCGACCACGAAGCCCACGCCGGCCGCGCGCATCGTCGCCGGATAATAGCGCGTCGCGTTGATCATCAGGCCGCTGAACGCGCCTTGCGCGAAGAAGCTGATCACCGGCGCGATCGTCAGCATCATATAGGGATCGCCCGTGTTCAACCCGAACAGCAGGAAGGATGTCGCCGCGCCGGCGAAATAGATCGCCGTCAGCCGCGCCGCGCTGACGATCGCCGAGAAATAGCCCATCGACAGGTTGCCGAGGATCGAGAAGATGCTGGTGAACGTGCCCGCCAGCAGCGCGAGGCGCGTCGGCAGGCCTGCATCGTCCAGCACCTTCGGCGTCCAGCTCAGATGATAGAAGCCGACGACCGAATAGCCGAGCGATGCCACCCAGAGTAGTACGCTGCCCGCTATCATCCCCGGCCCGATCAGATCGGCGATGCGCGTCCGCGCCCGGCCCCCGCCGG
This genomic interval carries:
- a CDS encoding TonB-dependent receptor; amino-acid sequence: MSTSSLVPLAATGSLALVTAAQAQGAPAQGAPAQAAAQPTASDIVVTGTRISGFTAPTPVTAISQAQLQEKAVHTVSELLQDIPQLRINQNVGKSSEPVGASTADLRGLGPQRTLVLLDGRRLPLTDPAGTIDTNVIPTALISNVEIVTGGASAAYGSDAVAGVVNFTLERNLEGFRGDLSYAQTKYDDFHRPAVSLAYGHGFMDDRLHVEAAFDYLRNSGQTSQASRPWGSHRTALLTNPNYTATNGQPRLIIADNSTFSQMTPGGVLGRTSGLALARLLGFPTGTGVQFGPNGQPVPFNYGTNVGGTYMTGGDGGSFEDGGNLLPILKRYTGYGRIDFDLTQDIKLFGDYLQSRTETRSDLTANYDNGTLTINADNAYLPAALRSAMAAANMRSFALGRQQLEDGTAFFSTRTTMRRGVIGVEGKVGGWSWDVSGQIGSTHYRQDSTNNRIQTRFFNAVDAVINPATGQPVCRVTLQNPGSSNPDISGCVPVNLFGAGAINQAAQAYYLGNSWQSSVQREKVFYLNLKGSPFTTWAGDVSLAAGAEYRTEQTVLTSDPDSAAARWRSINAQPFSGKYNVKEVYGEVVVPLARDMAFAKNLELNGAVRYTDYSTSGGVATWKVGLNYAPVSDIRFRGTISRDIRAPNNYELFSRGNQVISQLVDRPSNVSGQVLQVTSGNPDLKPEKADTRAIGAVFQPGWLPGFRMSVDYYSIKIKDAISTVSGQNIVDFCFNGQTVYCASVVRDASGRLTRVNVVPFNAQSQKTSGIDFEAMYRFPLRTFGEGTMTFRVLANYVAELKTIANGVTNDYVGLAGVSPPPLGVPQWRFNAEARYQIGRAKLGVTYSFIDGGKYDTRFNVTTLDLDNNNIPSRGYVDLDASYKLTENFDIYGRIDNLFNVAPPIAPNAIVQPQIANSPFYDTRGMFWTLGVRARF
- a CDS encoding YkgJ family cysteine cluster protein; its protein translation is MTATPPADPRFAANAIPCDGCTLCCFNEQVILRPEAGDVLEDFDWEYIASDLYPGQRVPALKRDPATGHCVYLTETGCSIHERAPAICRRYHCARTFKALGRMSRSRRDILWAMGNVLDRAQVERGRDRLQRARELGLDHLIDTDAQVRAFERIADAHKSGRR
- a CDS encoding EthD domain-containing protein; this encodes MSELPANRRPGAVIGRRELLAAGVAALTVPAVARAQYTRMPPGIAKSLTLLIRKPGATHEEFMRYWLGVHAPMALKIPGMRGMVCNEVLGPSRGRNDIPGGTPILIDGVAESWKLESNSPSNPDAPREARAWYSDGPLFVGEIQGYRVTENVMVPVKRGGKGLFSLLQRKPGTTHAAFVDHWLRVHGAMASKVPEVAGLILNEVVAPARRSDIPPFSHALGEVDGIAQSWHKDQSYRGVTSPEAKAWYADGAASIGFARGYYTQEHVVIDPHP
- a CDS encoding SMP-30/gluconolactonase/LRE family protein → MRRARWMGLAVAAGLLGAAAPPSPPPPPEIAIPQPRVFPESITATRDGTLIVGSAGNGTIWRARPGDKAATIFIAPDSSGLVSVLGVFADDRHGLLYVCSNGRRSDPTEARDRAAAIRLFDLKSGAPVRNIPTPGASRSLCNDFAVAPDGTAYVAETLRGSIIRVRGDKADVWIADPRLAGADGIAFDDDGQLYVTSVTSGRMFRTGTNADGSARPLVELIPPRKLDRPDGLRHIGRGRFLLAEAGDQGGITLMTVKGDTVTLSPLPGGRTGTTSAVALGKTSWAVAGKLRYRTDPALAGQDPGPFAIYGTPIRAGR
- a CDS encoding 4-carboxy-4-hydroxy-2-oxoadipate aldolase/oxaloacetate decarboxylase; this translates as MTEQLIFDAEMLARARALGAATLHEAAGRIGALPSAIKPVAPDMRVAGPAYTVVVPMLDNLWIHRALYRTEPGDVLVVSTSGGIEGGYWGDILNEAAMARGLAGLVIDGGVRDTARLAEMGFPVFSNGICIRGTIKGFDVPPRLQQPIAIGQVVIAAGDLIVGDRDGVVAIPAAEAANAVARGQARELDEAAKIARIRAGERTLDIYGFDEK
- a CDS encoding TonB-dependent receptor domain-containing protein, translated to MRYRLLTASVSAIGIASFLAAAAGAQTAPATAAAQDAAPDKTQDINAQDIVVTGSRVALSGFQAPSPTAVVGSEVIDRRAATTVMSVLNLNPAFKPTRSPGANATNTGSPAQATADLRSLGGQRTLVLVNGSRMVPSSPASKLGVPVTVDLNLIPTLMVDRVETVTGGASAQYGSDAVSGVVNVILKKHFTGLEARAQAGISEEGDYATQRLGFIAGTSFAQDRGHVVVSADYERNSGVGDMYTRDWGRKEYQIYSNSAYRTNGQPALILTQGVHNNLGAGGRITGPAGFSLNKYTFNSDGSVRPFDSGILSNGTTQIGGEGQSIARGTSLVPALRRFTTYAHAEYEFGPALTAYVEGGYSRSKGILSGLPPRYTSVTIKDDNAYLSPAVKAAMAKDGITSFTMSRIGYDFGNVKTEAVNATRHVEVGGKGELGGSWHWDAHYSYGRNNYDGYSFNNTISANVPLAADAVFNSAGKIVCRSTRDVNPNNGCVPLNLFGAGSPSAAAISYVNGTGHTTVKYIQHSAAANLRGNLFSTWAGPVSAAVGIEYRRESENVGADPIAAANGFSSTGNAVPYRGSFDVKEAYVEAIVPLAKDKPFLRSLNINGAARFAHYSTVGDQVTWKVGGVWEPVDGLRLRVTRSRDIRAPAIWELASPGNFVTNTITVNGITKIIPQNVSAGNPDLKAEKADTFTAGVVVEPGGFLRGLRASVDYYDINLKGAITNLSGLNVASLCTLGQQEFCGLFTFDAAGNPTSLTAPALNVGSFRNKGLDMTLSYGFPLGEGRVSIAASGTYVFNALVDPGTGAGAIERVGEMGQANLGAMPRFRGNLAVTYTRGPFSITPQLNFISAGKQDNIYNTTPALTINDNHVPAFAYLDLAGSIDATEQFRFFWSIENLLDKDPAPTPYAVLNVPTNGIWYDKVGRRFMAGVRVRL
- a CDS encoding RidA family protein, with the translated sequence MRQRSINIESIGHPQPIPLACRIGPILATGGIMGRDSETRVMPEDVAGQAANCFRNLALVLAEAGMDMGDVVKITCHVRDDGAREAINASWLEHYPDPAHRPARHTQIATLRGAVLIQLDALAVAKEAA
- a CDS encoding amidohydrolase family protein, giving the protein MIIDAHAHIVMTDADYAKMATLTGARNNPPQAAKLPAAEVAEKTARGLLAKMDQVGTDVQFLSPRPYLQMHSLGPAGVPLHWARYCNNLIHQQVEMFPDRLKGVAGLPQFRAESPANCVEELERCVRELGFIGCILNPDPTEGDALPPPGLGDRFWYPLYEKLVELDVPALIHSAGCCHPRESYTLKFINEGSIAVMSLLQSDVFKDFPTLKIVISHGGGAIPYQIGRFRAGAWRRGREFDQELRQLYFDTCLYSREGLELLFQVVGADNCLFGTERPGTGSVHNPHWGHDLDDLKPVIESIDFLTAEDKAKIFEGNARRIYRKAFA
- a CDS encoding DUF4286 family protein produces the protein MSLGLVFVMGAPDAGADGLSLPQDALAPMPWVGRTMSSRAGEPGRPRHMLLADSAAKTDLAGAAGAWRWSGIQILPGDEPAPRNAGGLLVNWMNIDGAHEEEFNDWYDTEHVPRFRAVDGVLAARRFRASTSQPSYAAFYHLRDLDVVTGAQWREAATTPWSARILTFRHDNLRMGFTPA